One window of the Thermoanaerobaculia bacterium genome contains the following:
- the rplK gene encoding 50S ribosomal protein L11 has translation MAKKITGYIKLQIPAGEATPAPPVGTALGPAGVNIMDFVKNFNARTAKDKGLIIPVVITVFADRSYTFITKTPPAPVLLLKAAGVAKGSGQPNKVKVGKVTKAQVEDIAKLKMPDLNAGSLEAAVKTIAGTARNMGLDVV, from the coding sequence ATGGCGAAGAAGATCACCGGCTACATCAAGCTCCAGATCCCGGCGGGGGAGGCGACCCCGGCGCCGCCGGTCGGCACCGCGCTCGGGCCGGCGGGCGTCAACATCATGGACTTCGTGAAGAACTTCAACGCGAGGACCGCGAAGGACAAGGGGCTGATCATCCCCGTGGTGATCACGGTGTTCGCCGACCGCTCCTATACCTTCATCACGAAGACGCCCCCCGCGCCGGTCCTGCTGCTCAAGGCGGCCGGGGTGGCCAAGGGTTCCGGCCAGCCGAACAAGGTCAAGGTCGGGAAGGTGACGAAGGCGCAGGTCGAAGATATCGCGAAGCTCAAGATGCCGGACTTGAATGCCGGATCGCTCGAGGCGGCGGTGAAGACGATCGCCGGAACGGCCCGGAATATGGGTCTCGACGTCGTTTGA